Proteins encoded together in one Terriglobia bacterium window:
- a CDS encoding sensor histidine kinase: MAKINRNDLPDSPMQKFAGIIHKHHDELLNEWRKRIRLLPAARGLDTPTLNDHIPYLFEELTQDLMSGGAESVLDLQLHDSPKIHGGLRLRAGFDIVEVVAEYNILRELLSNVAERENLDITGEPNRILNRVVDRAVALAVDTYAKEKALEIQQRREEHMSFLIHDLKTPLSAIHAAGRILETSLEEESRGGRVGTMLDIVRRNAVRLNALITSASQEQHNLAASTAEELKVAHNEFDLWPLVQSMIWDLRSLIENAPVQLVNAVPEDCVVYADPVLITQVIQNLLSNAIKYTAKGEITVGANITEVNKVRCWVRDTGSGIPADRLVKIFEKFETDPARKGGLGLGLPIVKQIVEAHSGQIFVESEVGRGSTFSFTLPGRC, encoded by the coding sequence GTGGCGAAAATAAATCGAAACGATTTGCCGGACAGCCCCATGCAGAAATTCGCAGGCATCATCCACAAGCATCACGACGAATTGTTGAATGAATGGCGCAAACGAATACGTCTATTGCCCGCTGCACGAGGTCTCGACACACCGACCCTGAATGATCATATCCCCTATTTATTCGAGGAGCTGACGCAAGATTTGATGTCCGGTGGCGCCGAATCCGTGCTGGATCTTCAACTGCACGACAGCCCGAAAATCCACGGGGGTCTGCGTTTGCGCGCAGGTTTCGACATCGTGGAAGTGGTGGCTGAATACAACATCCTGCGCGAACTCCTTTCAAATGTCGCCGAAAGGGAAAATCTGGACATCACCGGCGAACCCAACCGAATCCTCAACCGGGTGGTTGATCGAGCCGTAGCTTTGGCTGTCGACACCTACGCTAAAGAAAAAGCATTGGAGATCCAACAACGAAGAGAGGAACACATGTCGTTCCTGATACACGACCTTAAGACGCCGCTGTCCGCAATCCACGCGGCCGGAAGGATTTTAGAAACGAGCCTTGAAGAAGAGTCGCGAGGCGGACGAGTGGGAACCATGCTGGACATCGTGCGGCGAAATGCCGTCAGGCTGAATGCGCTCATAACATCTGCCTCTCAGGAACAACACAATCTGGCCGCGAGCACTGCTGAAGAACTCAAAGTCGCGCACAACGAGTTCGATTTGTGGCCTCTTGTGCAGTCGATGATATGGGACCTCCGTTCATTGATTGAAAATGCGCCCGTCCAATTGGTCAACGCCGTTCCTGAGGATTGTGTAGTCTATGCAGATCCCGTGCTCATCACGCAGGTCATCCAGAACCTGCTATCCAATGCAATAAAGTACACGGCAAAGGGAGAAATAACAGTCGGGGCAAATATCACCGAAGTCAATAAAGTGCGCTGTTGGGTTCGCGACACAGGTTCCGGTATTCCGGCCGATCGGTTGGTAAAGATCTTCGAGAAATTCGAGACCGATCCGGCAAGGAAGGGCGGATTAGGTCTCGGTCTTCCGATCGTCAAACAAATTGTTGAGGCGCACAGCGGTCAGATCTTTGTCGAAAGCGAAGTTGGCCGCGGTTCGACGTTCAGCTTCACGTTGCCAGGCAGGTGTTGA